One Brassica napus cultivar Da-Ae chromosome C2, Da-Ae, whole genome shotgun sequence DNA window includes the following coding sequences:
- the LOC106428518 gene encoding uncharacterized protein LOC106428518, translating into MEEAGRKGDPFPGFEMSVHNDDCVFRRSLSCRLQRRAPCPLLLPPRPPPSKEAPPSTTGASTSALCQNSTDPIPLLSPLVPPSMLQPNPTASSR; encoded by the coding sequence atGGAGGAAGCAGGGCGTAAAGGAGATCCGTTTCCGGGTTTTGAGATGAGTGTTCACAACGACGACTGCGTTTTCCGGCGATCTCTAAGCTGCCGGCTGCAGCGACGAGCTCCTTGTCCTCTTTTATTACCACCAAGACCTCCTCCTTCTAAGGAAGCTCCTCCTTCTACGACTGGCGCCTCCACGTCTGCGTTATGTCAAAACAGCACAGATCCGATCCCTCTATTGTCCCCACTTGTCCCTCCTTCAATGCTTCAACCTAATCCAACAGCCAGCTCTCGCTGA
- the LOC106428529 gene encoding nucleolar protein 14-like produces MGKKKNQSNKKPDKQGGKKMGPDAVAMKAKAKKADNPFESIWSRRKFDVLGKKRKGEERRVGLSRSRAVDKRKNTLLKEYEQSLKSSVFMDKRIGEHDNELGEFDKGVIRSQRARQLKAKKSMYNLSDGEEHVYGDGALGESSSARDDFDSVHLSDEDLQDDGDREDAGSNRVRHRHKDSPEEEERRKSKKEVMDEIIMKSKLGKMEKAKHKEEKEKLLDDLNKELMSLENSDAMKSLTQDFTVKDEPHDKYAMYMDDLASDRRGRPTDRTKTPEEIAQEEREKLVELEDKRKKRMQETDDLSDEDEETGGEESSKRLRVISGDDLGDSFSADAEQPKKGWIDEVLEREGDDEDSESEGEEEDDDEEEEESDGGDEKQRKGHPLKDWEQSDDELEAELEGDDDEEEEEAEPIVHKKSKKDSSAPTKGKGSSGTVKQSTNMKKLSSTQHDIPYVIHAPRSFEELIALVEDGSNADVVTIVNRIRTTDSIKLAAENRKKMQVFYGILLQYFAVLANKKPLNIELLNMLVKPLIEMSGEIPYFAAICARQRLLKTRAQFCEAIKNPEDGCWPSLKTLFLLRLWSMIFPCSDYRHAVMTPSILLMCEYLMRCPISSGRDIAIGSFLCSIVLLVAKQSKKFCPEAILFIRTLLMAASDKNLPPSEESEFYHFMELKTLTPFLCIQDDVKEVVPLNFLQIMDQPADSPYFSSDEFRASILSSVVETLRGFVEINGGLSSFPEIFMPISALLHQVGNQEKIPQTLREKLVDAAQLIEKKTEEHHKQRKPLAMRKQKPVAIRMVNPKFEENFAKGRDYDPDKYRSDMKKLKKKLNEERKGVVRELRKDSYFMSDVKAKEKAVQEQERAEKHGKNLAFLQEQEHAFKSGQLGKGKGNKKRKR; encoded by the exons atggggaagaagaagaaccaatcTAATAAGAAACCAGACAAACAAGGCGGTAAAAAGATGGGACCAGACGCAGTGGCCATGAAAGCCAAGGCCAAGAAGGCCGACAATCCATTCGAATCGATCTGGTCTCGCCGCAAGTTCGACGTCCTCGGGAAGAAGCGCAAAGGCGAGGAACGCCGCGTGGGTCTCTCCAGGTCCCGCGCCGTCGACAAGAGGAAGAACACGCTGCTTAAAGAGTACGAGCAGAGCTTGAAGTCTTCGGTTTTTATGGATAAGCGTATCGGAGAGCATGATAACGAGCTTGGGGAGTTCGATAAAGGTGTAATCCGATCTCAGAGAGCTCGTCAG TTGAAAGCGAAGAAGAGTATGTATAACTTGTCTGATGGGGAGGAACATGTTTATGGAGATGGTGCTCTTGGTGAATCTTCTTCTGCAAGGGATGATTTTGACTCTGTACATTTGTCTGATGAAGATCTTCAGGATGATGGTGATCGGGAAGATGCTGGGTCAAATA GAGTGAGGCATCGGCACAAAGACTCGCCTGAAGAGGAAGAG AGGCGTAAGAGCAAGAAGGAAGTCATGGATGAGATCATCATGAAGAGCAAACTTGGCAAG ATGGAGAAAGCTAAGCACAAGGAGGAAAAGGAGAAGTTGTTGGATGATCTGAATAAAGAACTCATGTCCTTGGAAAACTCTGACGCGATGAAGAGTTTAACTCAAGATTTTACCGTCAAAGAC GAGCCACATGATAAATATGCAATGTATATGGATGATTTGGCGTCGGATCGTCGTGGTCGTCCTACTGATAGAACAAAGACACCTGAAGAAATTGCCCAGGAAGAGCGTGAAAAGTTGGTGGAACTTGAG GATAAACGTAAGAAGAGGATGCAAGAAACTGATGATTTGAGCGACGAAGATGAGGAAACTGGTGGTGAGGAATCATCGAAGAGGCTAAGAGTCATCTCTGGCGATGATCTTGGTGATTCCTTCTCAGCTGATGCGGAGCAGCCGAAAAAGGGATGGATTGATGAAGTTCTTGAACGAGAGGGTGATGATGAGGATTCAGAAAGtgaaggagaggaagaagatgatgatgaggaggaggaggagtcaGATGGGGGTGATGAGAAACAGAGAAAGGGTCATCCTTTAAAGGACTGGGAACAAAGTGATGATGAGCTAGAGGCAGAGCTggaaggtgatgatgatgaagaagaagaagaagcggagCCAATAGTGCATAAAAAGTCAAAGAAAGACTCTTCTGCTCCAACTAAAGGAAAAGGGTCATCTGGAACAGTGAAACAATCAACCAACATGAAGAAATTGAGTTCAACGCAGCATGATATTCCTTACGTGATTCATGCTCCAAGGAGTTTCGAGGAATTGATTGCTCTAGTCGAAGATGGATCTAATGCAGATGTTGTTACAATTGTAAACCGTATCCGGACAACAGATTCAATTAAGCTTGCAGCTGAAAACAGGAAAAAAATGCAG GTCTTTTATGGTATTCTCCTGCAGTATTTTGCCGTTCTTGCAAACAAGAAGCCATTGAACATTGAGCTACTAAACATGCTTGTCAAACCTTTGATCGAGATGAGCGGGGAGATTCCCTACTTTGCTGCAATCTGTGCTCGACAACGGCTTCTGAAGACCCGTGCACAATTTTGCGAGGCTATCAAGAATCCAG AGGATGGATGCTGGCCTTCTTTGAAAACCTTGTTTCTCTTGAGGCTTTGGTCCATGATTTTTCCGTGCTCTGATTATCGTCATGCTGTGATGACCCCTTCGATATTGTTGATGTGTGAATATCTCATGCGCTGCCCCATCTCCTCTGGTCGTGATATTGCCATAGGTTCCTTCTTGTGCTCCATTGTTCTCTTG GTTGCTAAACAATCCAAAAAGTTTTGCCCTGAAGCCATACTATTTATCCGGACTCTTCTGATGGCTGCTTCAGACAAAAATTTACCACCATCTGAAGAATCTGAG TTTTATCATTTCATGGAGTTAAAAACGCTGACTCCATTCCTGTGCATACAAGACGACGTAAAGGAGGTTGTGCCATTAAACTTCCTACAGATAATGGATCAGCCAGCAGACTCTCCATATTTCAGCTCTGATGAATTCAG AGCAAGCATCCTTTCAAGTGTAGTGGAGACTCTCAGAGGTTTTGTGGAGATAAACGGAGGATTGAGTTCCTTTCCAGAGATCTTCATGCCCATCTCAGCTTTACTACACCAAGTTGGGAATCAAGAAAAGATCCCACAAACTCTTAGGGAGAAACTTGTAGATGCTGCGCAGCTAATCGAAAAGAAAACCGAGGAGCATCACAAGCAACGCAAGCCACTCGCTATGCGTAAACAAAAGCCAGTAGCCATCAGAATGGTCAATCCCAAATTTGAAGAGAA CTTTGCAAAAGGCAGGGATTACGATCCAGACAAGTACCGTTCAGACATGAAAaagttgaagaagaagctaaATGAGGAAAGGAAAGGAGTGGTGCGTGAGCTGCGCAAGGACAGCTACTTCATGAGCGATGTGAAAGCAAAAGAAAAGGCTGTGCAGGAGCAAGAGAGGGCAGAGAAACATGGCAAGAATCTGGCTTTccttcaagaacaagaacatgCTTTCAAATCTGGACAACTTGGTAAAGGCAAAGGCAACAAGAAGAGAAAGCGTTAG